From Pleurocapsa sp. PCC 7319:
CTCTAGAAGGAGCAGGAATCCAAATATTAAGGGCGATCGCAATTTATTTAGGACTAAATGAATTTTATTTTGATGATCAAGTTCGCTTCGGAAACAGCATCTTACGTGCTATTCACTATTTTCCCCTAGCTAATAATGAAGATTATACTGAAGGTGCGGTACGAGCCGCAGCCCATGGTGATATTAACTTAATTACCCTTCTCATGGGAGCAAGCGCGGCAGGTTTACAAATTTTACGTCGAGATGGCAAATGGATTCCGGTAACGGCTCTTCCCGACCAGATAGTCGTAAATGTCGGCGATATGTTGGAAAGACTTACCAATAAGAAACTAAAATCTACTATTCATCGGGTAGTAAATCCTCCTCAAGAGTTATCAAATACCCCACGCTATTCAATTCCCTTTTTTATGCATCCAATTTCAGAAATGGATCTTACTTGTCTCTCTTCTTGCATAGATGACCATAATCCCAAAAATTTTGCCGACATTACTGCAGGGGAATTTCTGACTCAACGCTTACGCGAAATTGGGCTGATATAGTCGTGAGAAATCCAAATTAACCTTTAACCGATAACCTATAACTTTGAATTCCGAACTTTTTTAGCATCCATCATTTCAAAATTGGCAGACTACTAGCGGCATCAAGAAGATCATTTTGCTCATAACTGTTAATTATTATCGTAAGTTTATCAAGTTTCTCAGAAACATTTGCTTCTCTCAATCGTCAGAAATATTGAAGCGTAAAACAAACAGGGAGCTATATTTGAAAATCAATCTAGCGTTACTGGTATTTTAAATTATTAATCTTGTAGAATTTCAGGAACTAAAAACAGTGTTATCACAATCTATGAAATCTTTAAACAACCATTTAGAATCTATCGTTTCTCTTAGTCGAGTTCCCACCTTAGCTACTGGCTTTGCTGGTACCCTTGGAGCGATCGCCATTTTAGGGACTGCTAACAGCGTTAACGCTCTTCCCCTTGATGGCTTAAATCTCAACAGTATGCAACAACTTCGTCAAGCTATCAGTCAGAGTAATGAACCCCCAGAAGTAATTATTAATGGACCCAATAGTTCTAGCTCTAGCTCTACTACTACCACTACTACTACTACTAATCGTAATTCCGATACTAGATTTACATGTGAACTAGTAAATGGCGAATATACGGTCATGTACTATCCCGAAAGCCAACCAAACCAAGGTTATCCTTGGGCAATTCCCAGCGAGTTGGGTGGTGGTTGGACTCCTGAAAAACGTTGTGCTGCCATCACTAGCCGTTTTGAATCCTATCGCCAAGATGGATTACTAGAGTTAACCACTGGTGTCGAGAATGGCTACGATACGATCTGCGTTACAACTCAAGTAGATCCTACCGACTGTCGCTTAGTCTTAACCGTTCCACCCGGACAAGACCCTCAACTAACTCGTGACTTAATTTTTGATAATTTGTTGGTTGCTGATGACGGTCGACAAACTCAGGGCGTCTATACTTATGGAGATAGTCAATCTGGTGAAGACATTTTAAATCAAGTAGGTGACTTATTGGGTGGTGGCAATTCTGGCAAAAACAATGGTTCTCGCCGTTCCCCAGAAGATATTGACCTTAGACCTTTTCTCGATCCCGCCGATGGTGGAACTGGCAAACAATTAACGAGAGGCAACTCCGTTTCTCCTAGACAATCTCAGTCCAGTGATTCTGAACAAGGTACGCCAGATTTGTTTAAATAATCAACAATTAAACGGAGAATAGTTGAGACTCTTATTTCTGAGTTTCAATTTACAGTTGTTTACATTGTTGATTGATTCTACTTAATCTGTAAAACTTTGAAACAGATTTTAAAAATGTAGCAAGAAAAGTATTTTACTGAAGGGTAACGACTAAATCATTTTTAACTGATTAAAAATCAGTCCTTAAATTTGATCTAGATGTAAGCTCAGTTTAATACAAAAAATAAATAATATGGTTTATTCAACTTTTTTGGCTGCATCGATTCCCCTAACTAATGAGTGGACTCCATTAGTGGCAATTGTGATGATTGTCTGCAATATTATTGCGATCGCCATTGGTAAGTCAACTATGTCTAAGCCTGAAGCTGGTAAAGCTTTACCGATGCCAGAAATGTTCGGTGGTATGGGTTTCGCCAGCTTATTAGCTACCACTAGCTTCGGTCATATCATTGGTATAGCCACTTTAGTTTTGCTGAGTAGCTATGGTTTAATTTAGGGTAACGCAAAATGTAGTTAAAATCCTTGATGATCAAACAATAGGTACCAATGCTTCAGTTCTGGCGAGGCTTTGCTTTCTCGCTAAACCGGCGTAGATTCCTACTTCTGCAGGACATTTTCAGGATTATATGGTGATTTAGTCAATGATAATATTGGCTATTTTTCTTTTATAGGCTACCCCTGGCACAGAATTCTGGAAAGACCACGCCTACAATACAGCCGTTGCACTCCTCAACACGGGTAAAAAAGTTTTCTTCCATGAAAAACTCAATCTTGCGGGGTTGAGTAGAAGAAATAAAGCAAAACAGGATGATAAAACGGCGTAAAGGGAATGCTGTAGTGATTAAATCTGCTACTAAAAGTACCTTGAAGCAAGTTCTCTCTGCTCTACGGGGCTTGGAGAAGCCTACACTGTATTCGATAGAATCAGTGTAGGAGTATCACGAATTAACCTATGAAATCAATAAGTGGACCTCGAAGTTTATCAATAATACAGTTAATCAACTGGATCTTTCGACCTCTTGATTTTCTAGAAGAATGCGCCAGCAAATATGGCGATATATTTAATTTAAACTTGATGGGACTACCTCCATTTACTGTAGTAACCAATCCCCAAGGAATTCAAGAAATTTTAAGCGTTGATGCTCAAAAATTTGATGTCGGACGTACTAACGATCTTGCTAAGAGTCTTTTAGGAGATAACTCTCTCGTTTTGTTAGATGGCACCCGCCATCGCAGACAACGGAAGTTAATGATGCCTCCTTTTCATGGAGAAAAGGTCAAGTCTTATGCGGAAACAATTTGCCACATTGCAGAAAAGGTAGCTAGTCAATGGCGAGAGAAAAGTACTTTCTCTGCTCACAAGGCAATGCAGGATATTACTTTAGAAACAATATTGCACGTTGTATTTGGTTTAAGCGAAGGAAAACGCTATCAACAAATCAAACCTTTATTAATTGAGTTGTTGGATTTAACTGGTTCTCCTCTTAAAGCTAGTGTGATTTTTTTACCCTTGTTGCAGCTGGACTTAGGAGCATGGAGTCCTTGGGGCAAGGTAGTACGACGCAGAAGCAAAATTTACGAGTTGCTTCAAGCAGAAATCGAACAAAGACGGGCTAACCCAGAATTACTCGGAAGTGACGTTCTCAGTTTAATGATGTCCGCTAGTGATGAAGATGGACATGGGTTGAGTGATATAGAGCTAAAAGATCAAATGATGACCCTTTTGGTAGCCGGTCATGAAACCACGGCAACAGCTTTAGCATGGGCTTTATACTGGATTCACAAATCACCTCAAGTTAAACAAAAATTATTGGCAGAGTTAGATGGTGTTGAGTCTCAGGTCGATCCTTTGACAATTTCTCGCCTACCCTACTTAACGGCAGTCTGTAACGAAACCTTGAGAATTTATCCCGTTGCTTTTATCGCCTTTCTACGCTTTGCTAAATCGCCGATTGAAATTATGGGTCATCAGTTTGATACAGGAAAAATGCTCGCCCCCTGTATTTACCTAACTCATCATCGTGAAGATCTTTATTCAGAGGCGAAAAAGTTTAAACCTGAAAGATTCTTGGAACGTCAATTTTCTACCTATGAATTTCTTCCTTTTGGTGGTGGAAATCGTCGCTGTATTGGCTACGCTCTAGCATTATTAGAAATGAAACTGGTCTTGGCTAAAATCTTAACTAAGTACGATTTGACCTTAGCGAGCGATCGCCCTGTGTTGCCCAATCGTCGTGGTGCAACTATTGCTCCCCACAACGGTGTTCCTCTAATTTTACGAGGTCAACGTTCGGTTAAAAAAACTCGAGCTTGTCTCTAATTAGGTGGGTGTAATTAAATATAAAACGGTTTTTGCCGGGGTTAGGGGTTAGGGGATGGGTGATAGGGAAAAGATTAATTACCTGGGTTTTATAAATTATTATGCCTACCTACTTAGATCTAAATTAGGTCTTGTGGATAATGTTGTTACAGCTAGTTAATCTGTGACTTGTCCACATCAGGTAAATTGAATATGTCCAATTTTTATTTGCCGCCTCAACATGGGAATATAACTGAGTAAGCCGATCCATCCCAATCGACACTTGTGCCTATCAAAGCAATACCATTGGTTAGCTAATTT
This genomic window contains:
- a CDS encoding COP23 domain-containing protein yields the protein MKSLNNHLESIVSLSRVPTLATGFAGTLGAIAILGTANSVNALPLDGLNLNSMQQLRQAISQSNEPPEVIINGPNSSSSSSTTTTTTTTNRNSDTRFTCELVNGEYTVMYYPESQPNQGYPWAIPSELGGGWTPEKRCAAITSRFESYRQDGLLELTTGVENGYDTICVTTQVDPTDCRLVLTVPPGQDPQLTRDLIFDNLLVADDGRQTQGVYTYGDSQSGEDILNQVGDLLGGGNSGKNNGSRRSPEDIDLRPFLDPADGGTGKQLTRGNSVSPRQSQSSDSEQGTPDLFK
- a CDS encoding cytochrome P450, producing the protein MKSISGPRSLSIIQLINWIFRPLDFLEECASKYGDIFNLNLMGLPPFTVVTNPQGIQEILSVDAQKFDVGRTNDLAKSLLGDNSLVLLDGTRHRRQRKLMMPPFHGEKVKSYAETICHIAEKVASQWREKSTFSAHKAMQDITLETILHVVFGLSEGKRYQQIKPLLIELLDLTGSPLKASVIFLPLLQLDLGAWSPWGKVVRRRSKIYELLQAEIEQRRANPELLGSDVLSLMMSASDEDGHGLSDIELKDQMMTLLVAGHETTATALAWALYWIHKSPQVKQKLLAELDGVESQVDPLTISRLPYLTAVCNETLRIYPVAFIAFLRFAKSPIEIMGHQFDTGKMLAPCIYLTHHREDLYSEAKKFKPERFLERQFSTYEFLPFGGGNRRCIGYALALLEMKLVLAKILTKYDLTLASDRPVLPNRRGATIAPHNGVPLILRGQRSVKKTRACL
- a CDS encoding isopenicillin N synthase family oxygenase; this translates as MSDILYEEIPSVDLNDFISDDPARKQNFVQTLGDAYQNIGFVAVKNHGLSDELSARLYHSVKQFFALPETTKLAYELEGLGGQRGYTAKGKEHAKGRDIGDLKEFYHVGQNISAADLDRLGYPQNIFPKEVPEFKAATLEAFHTLEGAGIQILRAIAIYLGLNEFYFDDQVRFGNSILRAIHYFPLANNEDYTEGAVRAAAHGDINLITLLMGASAAGLQILRRDGKWIPVTALPDQIVVNVGDMLERLTNKKLKSTIHRVVNPPQELSNTPRYSIPFFMHPISEMDLTCLSSCIDDHNPKNFADITAGEFLTQRLREIGLI
- the psaK gene encoding photosystem I reaction center subunit PsaK — protein: MVYSTFLAASIPLTNEWTPLVAIVMIVCNIIAIAIGKSTMSKPEAGKALPMPEMFGGMGFASLLATTSFGHIIGIATLVLLSSYGLI